The genomic region AGATAACTTTTGACTTTGAACCTTTTGTAGTGAATTACTACCAGGTTTACTTTGCTATCCAGTGAACACAATATCTTAACTGATATGTTGTTTGTGTAAACCAAGATAATAGTAATCATACAATATCCTTCCAGACACGTTGTGGCTGCTCGGTTCAATTCCCTTTGCCCCTGAACAATTCTTGGTTTCTCATGAGTACTCTAGAGAATTAAGCCCTTTCAGAAAATTCTCATAGGAACAATCCTATTCCACACTCAAGATAGGTGACTTCCCATTAAGAGTATCTTCCAAGTTCTAGAAATTAGTAAAAGCATAAAGCTTAACCTAATTTCAATGGCACACAACACTCTTATCATTACGGGACATGGATAAGAGAGTATATCTCTGTAGTGCTACTCCGAGTTGTCATAGTTTAATTGTCCCTTTTGAACCTAGATCAGGGGATCTCCAGTCATCTTAGTTGGATTTCCACTATGTTTCCACTATGACTACTCTAGCTACAAACTTTTAGCTCATTTCCGTCGATGATACAACTTACTCTCTAGCTAGTTTTTCAATAATTGGTACCACTAGGATGACTACTCATTAATACTATATGGCCATCACAATACCCATCCATgcatgaaaatatataacattcgTTTAAGAGTAGTAGTTTTTCGATGTTAAGTGCTCCAAACATAAGACTTACTAAGTAATTTGTCTATACTCCACATTTGAGGTATTTTTCGGAAGATCTCTTAACTTTACAATACTAAGAATAACTTTTCAATCTCACTTGGATTAGTCGCTTGTAACTCAACCTGAATTCCATCGAGCTCTCTCTTGAATCTGTCGTTGAGGCTCGGCTCTCAATGACATCGAGAACAATCTCAGTTCGATCAGTCGCTTGCAACTCAACCTGAATTCCATCGAGCTCTCTCTTGAATCTGTCTTTGGAGCTTGCGTAGATCATCTTGCTTCTCACCCTTGAGGTATCAGGAGACCTTCATAGAAAGGAGAGGGAAACAAACAATTGAATTTAGAGAACGGATGATTAGATAACAGAGTACACACATGtttgaaaatgattaaaaaaccgGGCATTACCAGGCAATGAAGAATATCCGCCTTTTCTGGACACCTTCAGGTGTAAGAAAGTCAAAATCAAAAATAGCATAACGGCATTCATCAGCAGGAAGCTTCTCAGTGAACTGCTCATAGGTTTCTGCTGGTTCACCAACATGTTCCACCACAACTTGCTTTTGCTTCTCCTCAATCTTGAAAACTATGGAGCGGTAGGTCCGCTTTACCTTAAGCTCCAAAAACTTCAGTTTGCAATCATCGTGCACAGCCATACCAGATGCTGCGTTGGCCTGTAAattgcatgcaattaacaaagaTCAAACGGCTACACTACAACTTTTCAAGAGAGAAATGAATACAGATAGAAAAGACGTTTTATCAAActaagattaacaaacaaaaatttgacaCAATGAATCTCTACATGCAGTCCCAAGTTCTCAACCAATCCATCATGTCTTATTTCCTAGGAAAACACATAACTCGGGTGAAATGTGCACAATTTTTCTTATCCTCAGAATGTCTTTTCATGATATGATCCTAAAATTATAATCTTTTGGTCCTCTACAATGCCTTGAGTACAGTAATAACACAACAAAAACAACCAATGTCAAACTTCTTTCCCTCGTGCCGTAGAGAAAAATGATACGAATTGCACatttatatgtttaattttcATCCGAATCGTATCAAATTGACTCTCACACAACATGCACACACATTAATAGCCCAACAATACAAGATCAGCAAATTATACATAAACAAACGTAAATACTAAGTACTCAACAATATTTCATGGTACCTACCAAGTACTCATTACtttattatatgtttaagaACAAATATACAAATTACACCTGGACCGGACCAGACTGGCCCAAATCATCTGTTACAGATAGTAGATCCACAACATTCCCAATCAGCAAAAACCAGATCAAATTCCCGGCCCAAAACACATAGACGATGCAAAATccaatcttaaaaaaaaaaaacaaaaacaacaagtCGCgatcaaaatttcaacaaaaatacaGATCTGAAAGCACGACATGTATAGACAACAGTAGATGAACTACAAATTGGAGCCAAATTAGCTTAAAACTATCAGATCGACACAGCGGAGGCAAGAAAATCGAATCAACAAAACCGATGATCGATTAACCAGCCCAGAAATCGCAATCGGACGTAAATCCGtgattttactttattttctatGAATTTTCTCGGCAGCCAAACAGAAATTACAGTCAGAAAACCCTATCCGAGCAAAACGGAGCTAAAAGAGTGCGAAAAACTCACCATTTTCGCTGCTGTTCGGTTCCCTGTTGGCCacgaaggaggaggaggagatatAGGGAAAGGGCGTCTCCTCCGATGAAGACTCGGCTATCTGTGTCTCGCACAAGAAATGTCCAAGGGCTCTTTATCTTCGGTGGCTCTCTGGATGCCAGAGGATTGACAACGTGGAGCTGACCGTATGATAGAGGAGCGGGTGATGAGCGGTTCGGCCAATGGCGTGCCGCCACGACTTGTACGGGTCTTTGTGTGTGGATGCGGGAGTGGCTTTGCTTGAGTCGGCTTCTCCAGACTCGGCTTATGAGATATGCACTAATTTCCTATTTTAAGACATGGTTATTACTAGACTTGGAAGAAATGGGTACCGTTGATGACGAGTTGAACACTAATTTATAGTGCGCAGATTACTTATCCCAATCAAGAGAATCCGGAGAAGATGTTTGTCCAAAttttaataaccaaaataacacacggaccggggggggggggggggggggggggggggggggggggggggggggggggggggtccaCACAGATTCTTTTTTCCGCGTCGATACAACGCTACACCAAAttttaataaccaaaataacacaCGGACCCGGGGGGGTCCACACAGATTCTTTTTTCCGCGTCGATACAACGCTACACCAAATTTTAATAACCAAAACAACACACGGACCGGGGGGGGTCCACACAGATTCTT from Pyrus communis chromosome 9, drPyrComm1.1, whole genome shotgun sequence harbors:
- the LOC137745030 gene encoding actin-depolymerizing factor 3-like; protein product: MANAASGMAVHDDCKLKFLELKVKRTYRSIVFKIEEKQKQVVVEHVGEPAETYEQFTEKLPADECRYAIFDFDFLTPEGVQKRRIFFIAWSPDTSRVRSKMIYASSKDRFKRELDGIQVELQATDRTEIVLDVIESRASTTDSRESSMEFRLSYKRLIQVRLKSYS